A segment of the Cryptomeria japonica unplaced genomic scaffold, Sugi_1.0 HiC_scaffold_827, whole genome shotgun sequence genome:
TCAATCAGACTGAAACACAATCAATGCTGAAAAACTGCCAAACAatggattttcaacatttttctatTTGCAACCAAGATATATCAAACTCGTTGGATTAAACACATCTCTCTTTGTTGCCAATCTAATCCTCTACAACCTGCAACTGCTTGACCTAGTTGACATCAACGAAAATAATTGCCAACACTAGTGACTGGTGGAAGAAGGTTAGAATTAAATTTTGTTAAATATATTTACATCATCCATACAAAATGACATAAAATAAAGATCAAACAATTGAAATGCCAAAATTATTACTTTATGTTTTACCTTAAATACCACTTTTAAAAGttgaacattattcttcatagttAAAATTCAATACTTTAAGCATTTAATCTCGATCTCATAATATAAaatgtaatataattataaaaCTTAAATTCAATTGTAGACTTAAACTGATTGAATAACTCCATTGTAAGCTATCTTTATTGGCACATCAGAAAAATACTGAATGATGCCTTTCTCAAGTGCGTTTAGGAATTCAAACTGATTGATTAAAGTTTCAAATAAACTGGAAATTTGCCTTCCACCATAAAAGTCTTATTTGACAACCTATTCATATAGGTGTGCACTATAAAGCATCTAACTAAacaaacataaaacaaagaaagacaTCGGAAGGAGACGTTAATAAAAACGCTTAAGCAAGGCCTTGAATGATAGACAGGAAATGGAGCTGGAGTAGGTCAGTGTTCTCCAAACGCTCCATTCCATTATGATGATTATGCTTCTGGTGCTGGTGCAGGTGGATTATAAAAATAACTTTCAGTAACTGTTATTTTGAGCTTCTGACCCATTTCGCAATGTTCCTGCACTCCGCAGAAAAACCACATATCCCCAGGGGCTGTCAAAAATAAACTGTCAGCACCGCTTTCCAAAATTCCCCAATTTGGTTGATGTAAGCAGTTCTCGAATGCCGAGGCGTTTACCGCCATTATCACGTTGTGATCACCCTGAGGATAGTTGAACACTGCGACCACCACCACAAACACATTTACACAAAATGGGTGATTATTATCATATCGTCCATTCAAATTGAGACTCCATAACTTAATTCTAAAAAGAGAGCTATGCATGTTTATATATAAAAGTGAACTTAGGCGAGGATGAAAATAC
Coding sequences within it:
- the LOC131872871 gene encoding mavicyanin-like, with translation MATKQMVSIIALAFVLSIITVSDIVNAGAPFVITVGDEKGWTVGFDYQAWAQNKQFYVGNALVFNYPQGDHNVIMAVNASAFENCLHQPNWGILESGADSLFLTAPGDMWFFCGVQEHCEMGQKLKITVTESYFYNPPAPAPEA